In the Muricauda sp. MAR_2010_75 genome, one interval contains:
- the cydB gene encoding cytochrome d ubiquinol oxidase subunit II, giving the protein METFLGIDYPTLWYLVVGLLFSGYAILEGFDYGAGAWHLFFKKDLSRRIAINAIGPLWDANQVWLIIGGGALFAGFPVMYATMLSAMYIPFMLFLMLLVLRSAAIKFRSAEEMKWWRKSWDIIYFTSNILIAFLLGVVLGNILKGFEIGENFSYQGGIFFSFLNPYAIMVGLTTLSIFMTQGAIFLLLKTEGRLHARLTFLLKKGMIFFILSFVFTSFYTLIYLPGVTDNFKANPVFFILPILAFLAVANVPRLVSKKKYALALVFSSLTMAFLLMLVAFQLYPVLLPSSIDPEHSVTIYNAASSQKSLGIMLTIVVIGAPLLAGYFLFLYKTFHGKVKLDDTSY; this is encoded by the coding sequence ATGGAAACTTTTTTAGGTATAGATTATCCAACGCTTTGGTACTTAGTAGTGGGTCTTTTGTTTTCGGGATATGCCATTTTGGAGGGGTTTGACTACGGTGCCGGGGCATGGCACCTGTTCTTTAAAAAAGACTTAAGCCGTCGTATCGCCATTAACGCCATTGGACCTTTGTGGGACGCCAATCAGGTATGGCTAATTATTGGTGGCGGGGCCCTGTTTGCGGGATTTCCGGTAATGTATGCCACTATGCTATCTGCCATGTACATTCCTTTTATGCTCTTCTTAATGTTGCTGGTGTTACGTTCTGCCGCCATAAAATTCCGAAGTGCGGAAGAAATGAAATGGTGGCGAAAAAGCTGGGATATTATTTATTTCACATCCAACATACTGATTGCCTTTTTATTGGGTGTTGTCCTGGGAAATATATTAAAAGGATTTGAAATTGGTGAAAATTTTAGCTATCAAGGTGGTATTTTCTTCTCTTTCCTAAATCCCTACGCAATTATGGTCGGCTTAACAACATTATCAATATTCATGACGCAAGGCGCTATTTTTTTGTTGTTGAAAACCGAAGGACGTTTGCACGCCAGATTAACGTTTCTACTTAAAAAAGGCATGATTTTCTTTATACTTAGTTTTGTATTTACATCGTTTTATACACTTATCTATCTTCCTGGTGTAACCGATAATTTTAAAGCAAACCCAGTTTTCTTCATTTTACCAATCTTGGCTTTTTTGGCCGTTGCCAATGTACCTAGACTCGTATCCAAAAAGAAATATGCGCTTGCCTTGGTGTTTTCATCATTGACCATGGCTTTTTTATTAATGTTGGTTGCTTTTCAGCTATATCCTGTTTTGTTACCGTCAAGCATAGACCCAGAACATAGTGTAACTATATATAATGCTGCCTCATCTCAGAAATCACTTGGTATTATGTTGACTATTGTGGTTATAGGAGCACCTCTTTTAGCTGGTTATTTTCTTTTTTTATATAAAACTTTCCATGGTAAGGTTAAATTGGATGATACAAGCTATTGA
- a CDS encoding cytochrome ubiquinol oxidase subunit I has product METEILARIQFAFTVAFHYIYPPLSIGIGLIMVIMEGLYLKTGNKQYEVLTRFWLKIFAITFGIGVATGIIMEFEFGTNWAVYSRYVGDIFGSALAAEGLFAFGLESAFLGVLIFGWNRVSPKVHFISAIGVFLGSMFSAVWIVVANSWQQTPAGYHIVGEGFNARAEVTDFWAMVFNPSSVDRIVHVWQGAFLAGAFLVLSVHAYYLLKDRYIEISKKAFKIALGVATVISLTQLVSGHSSADGVAENQPAKLAAMEGHYEPSAPADLYLFGWVDNQTQEVTGIKVPGGLSFLVHQDFEEPVTGLNAFPEEDRPSQVNAVFQFYHIMISIGMFLIGLTLYASYLCWKGTLFDKKWLLRIFAFSVLLPQIANQVGWFAAEMGRQPWIVYGHLRTSEGFSQEVSSNQILFSLILFLVVYTLLFLLFMYSLNKKIKQGPYDEAKNALEII; this is encoded by the coding sequence ATGGAAACTGAAATTCTCGCTCGGATACAATTTGCCTTCACGGTAGCTTTTCATTATATCTATCCACCCCTTAGTATTGGTATTGGCCTTATTATGGTAATTATGGAGGGACTTTACCTAAAAACTGGAAACAAACAATATGAAGTTCTCACACGCTTCTGGCTAAAAATATTTGCCATAACCTTTGGTATCGGTGTGGCTACCGGAATTATAATGGAATTTGAATTTGGGACCAATTGGGCGGTATACTCTAGGTATGTAGGTGATATTTTTGGTAGTGCCTTAGCTGCTGAGGGGTTATTTGCCTTTGGTTTGGAAAGTGCATTTTTAGGGGTTTTGATATTTGGATGGAATCGGGTGTCTCCCAAGGTGCATTTTATATCGGCAATTGGGGTATTCTTAGGGTCTATGTTCTCAGCTGTTTGGATTGTGGTGGCCAACAGCTGGCAACAGACACCGGCAGGTTATCATATCGTCGGTGAAGGGTTTAATGCAAGAGCAGAGGTCACAGATTTTTGGGCAATGGTTTTTAACCCTTCAAGTGTTGATAGAATTGTTCATGTGTGGCAAGGAGCCTTTTTGGCAGGTGCGTTTTTAGTCCTAAGTGTACATGCGTATTACCTTTTAAAAGACAGATACATAGAAATCTCGAAAAAGGCATTTAAAATAGCATTGGGGGTGGCGACCGTCATCTCGTTGACACAATTGGTATCAGGCCATAGTTCCGCGGATGGTGTTGCAGAGAACCAGCCAGCAAAATTGGCTGCAATGGAAGGGCATTACGAACCCTCTGCTCCCGCAGACTTATACCTCTTTGGGTGGGTGGACAACCAAACGCAGGAAGTGACAGGTATTAAAGTGCCTGGCGGTCTGTCTTTTTTAGTGCATCAGGATTTTGAGGAGCCTGTGACGGGCTTAAATGCATTCCCTGAAGAAGATAGGCCGAGTCAGGTGAATGCCGTTTTTCAATTTTATCACATCATGATTTCAATTGGTATGTTTTTGATAGGCCTCACCCTATATGCTAGCTATCTCTGTTGGAAAGGAACACTATTTGATAAAAAATGGCTACTGCGAATTTTTGCATTCTCCGTGCTTTTGCCCCAAATTGCAAATCAGGTGGGATGGTTTGCCGCAGAGATGGGCAGACAGCCATGGATTGTCTACGGCCATTTAAGAACAAGCGAGGGTTTTTCCCAAGAAGTTTCTTCCAATCAAATACTATTTTCGCTGATACTGTTCCTTGTGGTCTATACCCTACTCTTTCTATTGTTTATGTATTCTTTGAACAAAAAAATAAAACAAGGACCCTACGATGAAGCTAAAAATGCATTAGAAATTATTTAA
- a CDS encoding MBL fold metallo-hydrolase, whose translation MEIKQFEYKPLAHYSYAIVDNGEMAVIDPERNPMQYYAFAKDQDAKITAVIETHPHADFVSSHLQIHNETGAPIYHSKDLGADYEYEPFDEGQSIMVGNIKISALNTPGHSPDSITIVAEKDGKTALFTGDTLFIGDVGRPDLRENAGNMTARRQELAEMMYETIQNKFKDLPDEALVYPAHGAGSLCGKNLSSDNSSTLGNEIMGNWAFQPQSKEEFVHTILDSQPFIPSYFGFNVDTNRQGPKNLRTSLAKIPLRLNTDTDGLIVDVRDESEFKKGHLPGSINIMAVSENDKFETWLGSIVAPKEPFHLVIGNPKDLPNILERVSKIGYETQLQSIITLGKEHLVKSAILNLKDFQNNPSDYTIVDIRNQSELYDGKFFEQSIAHPLNKLRDTMNKIPTNKPIVVHCVGGYRSAAGSSILERGLRNTTIFDLSENIKDFI comes from the coding sequence ATGGAAATAAAACAGTTTGAATACAAACCCCTGGCCCACTATTCCTATGCCATTGTGGACAATGGTGAAATGGCCGTTATAGACCCTGAAAGAAATCCGATGCAGTATTATGCCTTTGCGAAGGATCAAGATGCTAAAATAACCGCGGTTATAGAAACCCACCCACATGCCGATTTTGTGAGCTCTCATTTGCAAATACACAACGAAACAGGAGCTCCTATTTATCACAGTAAAGATTTGGGTGCCGACTATGAATATGAGCCTTTTGATGAAGGCCAAAGCATTATGGTAGGTAATATCAAAATCTCAGCCTTGAATACCCCAGGGCACTCTCCTGATAGCATTACCATTGTTGCAGAAAAAGATGGAAAAACCGCACTCTTTACTGGTGATACCCTTTTTATTGGGGATGTAGGAAGACCAGATTTACGTGAAAACGCAGGAAATATGACCGCAAGGCGTCAAGAACTGGCCGAAATGATGTACGAAACCATCCAAAACAAATTCAAGGACTTACCCGATGAAGCCTTGGTATACCCTGCCCATGGCGCGGGATCCTTGTGCGGAAAAAACCTCAGCTCCGACAACAGCAGCACTCTAGGTAATGAAATTATGGGCAACTGGGCATTTCAACCACAATCGAAAGAAGAATTTGTACATACCATTTTGGATAGTCAGCCCTTTATTCCATCTTATTTTGGGTTCAATGTAGACACCAACAGACAAGGCCCTAAAAATCTGAGAACATCCCTAGCCAAAATACCCCTTCGATTAAATACAGATACGGATGGCTTAATTGTGGATGTCAGGGATGAATCCGAATTTAAAAAAGGTCACCTGCCGGGAAGCATCAACATCATGGCGGTTTCCGAAAATGATAAATTCGAAACTTGGTTGGGCTCAATCGTGGCACCAAAAGAGCCGTTTCATTTGGTTATAGGGAATCCAAAGGATTTACCTAATATCTTGGAAAGAGTATCCAAGATTGGTTACGAAACACAATTACAATCCATCATTACATTAGGTAAGGAACATTTGGTAAAAAGCGCCATTTTGAATCTGAAGGATTTTCAGAACAACCCATCTGATTATACTATTGTCGACATTAGAAACCAAAGTGAGCTATATGATGGAAAGTTTTTTGAGCAGTCAATTGCACATCCTTTGAACAAATTGAGGGATACTATGAATAAAATACCTACAAATAAGCCCATTGTGGTACATTGCGTAGGTGGCTACAGGAGTGCGGCGGGAAGCAGTATTCTAGAACGTGGACTTAGGAATACAACCATTTTTGACCTCAGTGAAAACATTAAGGATTTCATTTAA
- a CDS encoding peroxiredoxin: MENSYVEKEKVNQMPRIGDFAPDFEAVTTKGKIKFSEFAKDKWTVMFSHPADFTPVCTTEMSGFAQRKPEFDALNTELLGLSIDSIHAHLGWVHSVRENTGVYFDFPIIADLDMKVSKLYGMLQPNESETAAVRAVFFIDPSKKIRLIMYYPLNVGRNMDEILRALEALQTSDEHKVAMPLDWKKGDKVIVGAPKTLDELNARLEDDSLEKVDWYLAKKTI; the protein is encoded by the coding sequence ATGGAAAACTCTTATGTAGAAAAGGAAAAAGTAAATCAGATGCCCCGAATCGGGGATTTTGCACCCGATTTTGAAGCTGTGACCACAAAAGGTAAAATTAAGTTCTCAGAATTTGCCAAGGATAAATGGACCGTGATGTTCTCACACCCCGCAGATTTTACACCTGTATGCACTACCGAAATGAGTGGATTTGCACAAAGAAAACCAGAATTCGACGCTTTGAACACCGAACTTCTTGGTTTAAGCATCGACAGTATCCACGCCCATTTGGGTTGGGTGCATAGTGTTAGGGAAAACACGGGTGTTTATTTCGATTTTCCGATTATTGCTGATTTGGATATGAAGGTTTCCAAATTATACGGAATGCTTCAACCCAATGAGAGCGAAACTGCCGCAGTTAGGGCGGTATTCTTTATCGACCCTTCCAAAAAAATTAGGTTGATCATGTACTATCCATTGAATGTTGGACGTAACATGGACGAGATTCTAAGAGCTTTGGAGGCCCTTCAAACTTCTGATGAGCATAAAGTAGCTATGCCATTGGATTGGAAAAAAGGAGATAAGGTAATTGTGGGTGCTCCAAAAACCTTGGATGAACTGAATGCGCGTTTGGAAGATGATTCCTTGGAAAAAGTGGATTGGTACTTGGCTAAAAAAACAATTTAA